From one Diprion similis isolate iyDipSimi1 chromosome 7, iyDipSimi1.1, whole genome shotgun sequence genomic stretch:
- the LOC124408060 gene encoding transmembrane protein 161B isoform X1: protein MALLGVQLVITLVMVSVIQKLGPHYSFARWILCSTGLIRYLYPTDQELRMLAGVPKEKPKKGKHAENGKTPDVFHVPRNLEISLESAKVSSLDVIHLKFYTEFQWLLDFSLYASLVYILTEVYTYYYPMKEEFNLSMLWCTLVIGFSLKTLLSLWVQYFKGEESVGERSTCIVTGFAYLLIAMMVLIIDENTLEIDLEKAYVSFNQSASAFLDNQGLSSTGPASKIVLKFFLALWCGLLGSLFTFPGLRMSRMHWDSLKYCKERRLLQLLLNISFASPFILVILWIKPVSRDYLTVRIFAGMNGPLMSVQAFESMRLVAVVIAVILRLCLMPMYLQSYLNLASQRLEDQKKEAGRITNTDLQKKIAAVFYYMCVVALQYVAPIIMCLFFALMYKTLGGFTWEGLLRDVPIEECPADQAPKIVSPIFDDNDEKTVVQTAQEFHLALDSLKQVFTTDVFRGLLGFGTWWCCFTWFASTSMGMVYQSYFGST from the exons ATG GCTCTTCTTGGCGTCCAACTGGTCATCACCCTCGTTATGGTCAGCGTGATACAAAAACTTGGACCTCATTACTCGTTTGCTCGATGGATCCTCTGTTCCACTGG TCTGATACGATACCTCTATCCTACCGATCAGGAGCTCAGGATGCTTGCCGGGGTGCCGAaggaaaaaccaaaaaagggTAAACATGCTGAGAATGGAAAGACGCCTGACGTGTTTCACGTTCCTAGGAACTTGGAAATCAGTCTTGAAAGTGCCAAGGTTTCATCTCTAGATGTTATACACCTGAAATTTTATACCGAATTTCAGTGGCTACTAGACTTTTCGCTGTATGCGAGTTTGGTTTATATTCTGACCGAG GTTTATACCTACTACTATCCAATGAAAGAGGAGTTCAATCTTAGCATGTTGTGGTGCACTTTGGTCATCGGATTTTCACT TAAAACTCTGCTCTCCCTTTGGGTGCAGTATTTTAAAGGTGAAGAAAGCGTCGGAGAGAGGTCCACTTGTATAGTTACAGGATTCGCCTACCTACTTATTGCCATGATGGTTCTGATCATCGATGAAAATACTCTTGAAATTGACCTGGAAAAAGCCTATGTTAGCTTCAATCAAAGTGCGTCCGCTTTCTTGGATAACCAAGGTCTCTCGTCGAC aggTCCAGCCTCCAAgatcgttctaaaattcttctTAGCCCTTTGGTGCGGACTCCTCGGATCGTTGTTCACTTTCCCAGGGCTAAGAATGTCCAGAATGCACTGGGACTCACTTAA GTATTGCAAAGAGAGAAGATTACTGCAGCTGCTTTTAAACATCAGTTTCGCTTCTCCCTTCATTTTGGTAATACTGTGGATCAAACCTGTGAGCAGAGATTACTTGACCGTTCGAATATTCGCTGGTATGAATGGCCCATT AATGAGCGTCCAAGCATTTGAGAGCATGAGACTGGTGGCTGTGGTGATTGCGGTAATTTTGAGATTATGTTTGATGCCGATGTATCTGCAATCGTATTTGAATCTCGCAAGCCAGAGACTGGAGGACCAGAAGAAAGAAGCCGGCCGAATAACGAACACCGATCTTCAGAAGAAA ATCGCTGCAGTATTTTACTACATGTGTGTCGTAGCTCTGCAGTATGTCGCTCCGATCATCATGTGCCTATTTTTTGCTCTCATGTATAAAACTCTTG GCGGATTTACATGGGAAGGACTTCTCAGAGACGTACCGATCGAAGAGTGTCCCGCTGATCAAGCGCCGAAAATTGTGTCCCCAATTTTCGACGATAATGACGAAAAGACTGTCGTTCAAACAGCACAGGAGTTTCATCTCGCTCTCGATTCACTAAAACAG gttttcacAACTGACGTATTCAGAGGATTACTTGGATTTGGGACCTGGTGGTGTTGCTTCACGTGGTTCGCAAGTACATCTATGGGCATGGTGTATCAGTCCTACTTTGGAAGcacttga
- the LOC124408060 gene encoding transmembrane protein 161B isoform X2, with the protein MVSVIQKLGPHYSFARWILCSTGLIRYLYPTDQELRMLAGVPKEKPKKGKHAENGKTPDVFHVPRNLEISLESAKVSSLDVIHLKFYTEFQWLLDFSLYASLVYILTEVYTYYYPMKEEFNLSMLWCTLVIGFSLKTLLSLWVQYFKGEESVGERSTCIVTGFAYLLIAMMVLIIDENTLEIDLEKAYVSFNQSASAFLDNQGLSSTGPASKIVLKFFLALWCGLLGSLFTFPGLRMSRMHWDSLKYCKERRLLQLLLNISFASPFILVILWIKPVSRDYLTVRIFAGMNGPLMSVQAFESMRLVAVVIAVILRLCLMPMYLQSYLNLASQRLEDQKKEAGRITNTDLQKKIAAVFYYMCVVALQYVAPIIMCLFFALMYKTLGGFTWEGLLRDVPIEECPADQAPKIVSPIFDDNDEKTVVQTAQEFHLALDSLKQVFTTDVFRGLLGFGTWWCCFTWFASTSMGMVYQSYFGST; encoded by the exons ATGGTCAGCGTGATACAAAAACTTGGACCTCATTACTCGTTTGCTCGATGGATCCTCTGTTCCACTGG TCTGATACGATACCTCTATCCTACCGATCAGGAGCTCAGGATGCTTGCCGGGGTGCCGAaggaaaaaccaaaaaagggTAAACATGCTGAGAATGGAAAGACGCCTGACGTGTTTCACGTTCCTAGGAACTTGGAAATCAGTCTTGAAAGTGCCAAGGTTTCATCTCTAGATGTTATACACCTGAAATTTTATACCGAATTTCAGTGGCTACTAGACTTTTCGCTGTATGCGAGTTTGGTTTATATTCTGACCGAG GTTTATACCTACTACTATCCAATGAAAGAGGAGTTCAATCTTAGCATGTTGTGGTGCACTTTGGTCATCGGATTTTCACT TAAAACTCTGCTCTCCCTTTGGGTGCAGTATTTTAAAGGTGAAGAAAGCGTCGGAGAGAGGTCCACTTGTATAGTTACAGGATTCGCCTACCTACTTATTGCCATGATGGTTCTGATCATCGATGAAAATACTCTTGAAATTGACCTGGAAAAAGCCTATGTTAGCTTCAATCAAAGTGCGTCCGCTTTCTTGGATAACCAAGGTCTCTCGTCGAC aggTCCAGCCTCCAAgatcgttctaaaattcttctTAGCCCTTTGGTGCGGACTCCTCGGATCGTTGTTCACTTTCCCAGGGCTAAGAATGTCCAGAATGCACTGGGACTCACTTAA GTATTGCAAAGAGAGAAGATTACTGCAGCTGCTTTTAAACATCAGTTTCGCTTCTCCCTTCATTTTGGTAATACTGTGGATCAAACCTGTGAGCAGAGATTACTTGACCGTTCGAATATTCGCTGGTATGAATGGCCCATT AATGAGCGTCCAAGCATTTGAGAGCATGAGACTGGTGGCTGTGGTGATTGCGGTAATTTTGAGATTATGTTTGATGCCGATGTATCTGCAATCGTATTTGAATCTCGCAAGCCAGAGACTGGAGGACCAGAAGAAAGAAGCCGGCCGAATAACGAACACCGATCTTCAGAAGAAA ATCGCTGCAGTATTTTACTACATGTGTGTCGTAGCTCTGCAGTATGTCGCTCCGATCATCATGTGCCTATTTTTTGCTCTCATGTATAAAACTCTTG GCGGATTTACATGGGAAGGACTTCTCAGAGACGTACCGATCGAAGAGTGTCCCGCTGATCAAGCGCCGAAAATTGTGTCCCCAATTTTCGACGATAATGACGAAAAGACTGTCGTTCAAACAGCACAGGAGTTTCATCTCGCTCTCGATTCACTAAAACAG gttttcacAACTGACGTATTCAGAGGATTACTTGGATTTGGGACCTGGTGGTGTTGCTTCACGTGGTTCGCAAGTACATCTATGGGCATGGTGTATCAGTCCTACTTTGGAAGcacttga
- the LOC124408063 gene encoding putative gustatory receptor 28b — MTEDIDVVFKEPKTFKQMLKPLNWFCWLMGAGAGRIGGWKKCSILIRLFHFTVCSVVIAYGIIDFFTIGNILPSEMFKIMYYMNKAVTYVTSYYYVFLGVIHKKSWEKFIERIDHLDRKIRRETSFDDRSTKVKQSFALGLTILMGPISAVSHILYYKLTDPTQIFTSDLLVYYTIAQSLISNFWFDVVVSTVHQRFKIVNKLIKQIGDSYAAPWIVLKIQRLRELHHEICGLVSIVNKVHGTHLLLSSANSFMMVLATLFRIYIGVVELNFGFIMINNVIWIVYATQFALNCFVCTFTCREATSTGILIHEVGLKNNQLTNKRLYNNTGVHNNRRSLSYQPEAKTYEGSCVQNEIAHFSSQLQQNRVSFSACHFFELNNALLQGFVGVITTYLIILIQFYQPDRKSTNLGLTASMSNTTEPFDIYNSTAADS, encoded by the exons ATGACGGAAGACATAGACGTCGTCTTCAAGGAACCAAAGACGTTCAAACAGATGCTGAAGCCGCTCAATTGGTTCTGCTGGCTGATGGGAGCTGGAGCCGGTAGAATCGGAGGCTGGAAGAAGTGCTCGATCCTGATAAGGCTCTTCCACTTCACGGTGTGCTCGGTGGTAATAGCCTACGGGATAATCGACTTCTTCACCATCGGGAACATCCTGCCGAGCGAGATGTTCAAGATAATGTACTACATGAACAAGGCTGTCACCTACGTCACGTCCTATTATTACGTATTTCTCGGCGTGATCCATAAGAAAAGTTGGGAGAAATTCATCGAGAGGATCGATCACCTTGACAGGAAGATACGGAGGGAAACGTCCTTCGACGATCGCTCCACCAAAGTCAAGCAGAGCTTTGCCCTAGGCCTCACCATACTTATGGGTCCCATTTCAGCCGTCTCTCATATCTTGTACTACAAGCTGACCGATCCCACGCAGATATTCACCTCGGATCTACTCGTCTATTACACGATAGCTCAGTCACTCATCTCAAACTTTTGGTTCGACGTCGTTGTCTCCACGGTTCACCAGAGGTTTAAAATTGTCAATAAACTCATTAAGCAGATCGGAGACTCGTACGCCGCGCCCTGGATCGTCCTCAAGATCCAACGACTCAGGGAGCTGCATCATG AAATCTGTGGACTGGTCAGCATAGTGAACAAAGTTCACGGTACGCACTTGCTTTTGAGCTCTGCAAACTCGTTCATGATGGTCTTGGCTACGCTGTTCAGAATCTACATAGGGGTTGTGGAATTGAATTTTGGATTTATAATGATAAACAACGTGATTTGGATCGTTTATGCGACTCAGTTTGCTCTGAATTGTTTCGTGTGCACTTTCACCTGCCGCGAGGCAACATCGACGGGAATCCTGATCCATGAGGTCGGGCTTAAGAACAATCAGCTAACGAACAAACGTCTGTACAATAACACCGGGGTGCATAATAACAGACGGTCACTGAGCTACCAACCGGAAGCAAAAACCTACGAAGGATCCTGCGTGCAGAACGAAATCGCTCATTTTTCCTCACAGCTGCAACAAAATCGCGTGTCTTTCAGTGCCTGCCATTTTTTTGAACTCAACAACGCGCTTCTGCAAGGC TTCGTTGGGGTCATCACGACGTACCTGATTATCTTGATTCAGTTTTACCAACCGGACCGAAAGTCGACAAACTTGGGCCTCACCGCCAGCATGTCTAATACAACTGAACCATTTGACATCTATAACTCAACGGCTGCGGATAGTTAg
- the LOC124408064 gene encoding uncharacterized protein LOC124408064 isoform X2: MSVILGALRLTCWLSCLVLLIVPTSPQPGDDLRHSPDDAVYDEEPPLSPEDSDEDFIDANTTEKGLYLGSPCDLTCNPDLQHVFCDPITAHCECEKFFPVKLGPAKGCAKPKKLGEQCFYRATCTFADQHATCTQVQHNAICECKTGYHRVALSRPSKKVFCAEDLVLITTDVPTLLGVASGLAIFTALICFVLKLFSRARYTRPRHYANANHAPPMLFSSDTGIPLTLHGGRPSSRSSQRSGSALASAFSRRPSSGGSRGPLVPASRAGAARAAAILLISCHLQATTKGSRRPSLASIHSSTSSARSYSARRLERERNEKEHRLALQELRLQRQREQQQSAPTPSPRTPHSTDELLPSVDEVAEQVPTTSGTSGTTTTTPPLAKEANAISTYNGPCTSADSFQV; the protein is encoded by the exons ATGAGTGTTATTCTCGGCGCCCTGAGACTTACCTGCTGGCTATCCTGCCTCGTTCTCCTCATCGTTCCGACCTCTCCTCAGCCTGGGGATGACCTTCGACATTCACCGGACGATGCGGTCTACGACGAGGAGCCACCCTTGTCACCCGAGGACAGCGACGAGGACTTCATCGACGCAAACACAACAG AAAAGGGATTATACCTTGGTTCACCGTGCGACCTCACCTGCAATCCGGATCTTCAGCATGTATTCTGCGATCCAATTACTGCTCATTGCGagtgtgaaaaattcttcCCAGTTAAGCTGGGTCCTGCCAAGGGATGTGCCAAAC caaaaaaacttgGTGAGCAGTGCTTTTATCGAGCAACTTGCACATTTGCCGATCAGCATGCGACCTGCACCCAGGTTCAGCACAACGCTATTTGCGAGTGCAAAACGGGATACCATAGAGTCGCGCTATCACGGCCCAGCAAAAAAGTCTTCTGCGCCGAGG ATCTGGTGCTGATAACAACAGACGTACCAACGCTGCTGGGCGTCGCTTCAGGCCTAGCGATCTTTACGGCTCTAATCTGCTTCGTTCTGAAACTATTCAGCCGGGCGAGATATACAAGACCAAGACACTATGCCAACGCAAATCACGCACCACCCATGCTATTCTCAAGCGATACGG GTATACCATTGACACTCCACGGAGGTCGGCCGTCCTCGCGATCTAGCCAACGAAGCGGAAGCGCCCTGGCCTCTGCGTTCTCCAGGAGGCCGAGCAGCGGCGGAAGTCGCGGGCCCCTGGTGCCCGCTTCGCGAGCAGGTGCGGCCCGGGCCGCCGCCATCTTGCTTATATCGTGCCACCTCCAAGCGACAACGAAAG GTTCTCGTCGACCTAGCTTAGCCTCGATTCACAGCTCGACATCTTCCGCGCGTAGCTACAGCGCCCGGAGACTTGAACGCGAGAGAAACGAGAAGGAACATCGACTCGccctccaggaactcaggctGCAACGTCAACGGGAACAGCAACAGTCTGCGCCGACTCCCAGCCCCAGGACACCGCATTCAACTGACGAACTACTTCCGTCGGTGGACGAGGTTGCCGAG CAAGTGCCAACAACGTCGGGTACGTCAGGGACAACGACCACAACACCACCGTTGGCTAAAGAAGCGAATGCAATATCCACCTACAACGGGCCTTGTACATCAGCCGACAGTTTTCAAGTATAG
- the LOC124408064 gene encoding uncharacterized protein LOC124408064 isoform X1 — translation MSVILGALRLTCWLSCLVLLIVPTSPQPGDDLRHSPDDAVYDEEPPLSPEDSDEDFIDANTTEKGLYLGSPCDLTCNPDLQHVFCDPITAHCECEKFFPVKLGPAKGCAKPKKLGEQCFYRATCTFADQHATCTQVQHNAICECKTGYHRVALSRPSKKVFCAEDLVLITTDVPTLLGVASGLAIFTALICFVLKLFSRARYTRPRHYANANHAPPMLFSSDTGIPLTLHGGRPSSRSSQRSGSALASAFSRRPSSGGSRGPLVPASRAGAARAAAILLISCHLQATTKGGGNGGNRHRRTLSDVAEGSSDGLGSRRPSLASIHSSTSSARSYSARRLERERNEKEHRLALQELRLQRQREQQQSAPTPSPRTPHSTDELLPSVDEVAEQVPTTSGTSGTTTTTPPLAKEANAISTYNGPCTSADSFQV, via the exons ATGAGTGTTATTCTCGGCGCCCTGAGACTTACCTGCTGGCTATCCTGCCTCGTTCTCCTCATCGTTCCGACCTCTCCTCAGCCTGGGGATGACCTTCGACATTCACCGGACGATGCGGTCTACGACGAGGAGCCACCCTTGTCACCCGAGGACAGCGACGAGGACTTCATCGACGCAAACACAACAG AAAAGGGATTATACCTTGGTTCACCGTGCGACCTCACCTGCAATCCGGATCTTCAGCATGTATTCTGCGATCCAATTACTGCTCATTGCGagtgtgaaaaattcttcCCAGTTAAGCTGGGTCCTGCCAAGGGATGTGCCAAAC caaaaaaacttgGTGAGCAGTGCTTTTATCGAGCAACTTGCACATTTGCCGATCAGCATGCGACCTGCACCCAGGTTCAGCACAACGCTATTTGCGAGTGCAAAACGGGATACCATAGAGTCGCGCTATCACGGCCCAGCAAAAAAGTCTTCTGCGCCGAGG ATCTGGTGCTGATAACAACAGACGTACCAACGCTGCTGGGCGTCGCTTCAGGCCTAGCGATCTTTACGGCTCTAATCTGCTTCGTTCTGAAACTATTCAGCCGGGCGAGATATACAAGACCAAGACACTATGCCAACGCAAATCACGCACCACCCATGCTATTCTCAAGCGATACGG GTATACCATTGACACTCCACGGAGGTCGGCCGTCCTCGCGATCTAGCCAACGAAGCGGAAGCGCCCTGGCCTCTGCGTTCTCCAGGAGGCCGAGCAGCGGCGGAAGTCGCGGGCCCCTGGTGCCCGCTTCGCGAGCAGGTGCGGCCCGGGCCGCCGCCATCTTGCTTATATCGTGCCACCTCCAAGCGACAACGAAAGGTGGTGGAAACGGTGGAAACAGGCATCGACGGACCCTTAGCGACGTTGCTGAGGGATCCTCAGACGGCCTCG GTTCTCGTCGACCTAGCTTAGCCTCGATTCACAGCTCGACATCTTCCGCGCGTAGCTACAGCGCCCGGAGACTTGAACGCGAGAGAAACGAGAAGGAACATCGACTCGccctccaggaactcaggctGCAACGTCAACGGGAACAGCAACAGTCTGCGCCGACTCCCAGCCCCAGGACACCGCATTCAACTGACGAACTACTTCCGTCGGTGGACGAGGTTGCCGAG CAAGTGCCAACAACGTCGGGTACGTCAGGGACAACGACCACAACACCACCGTTGGCTAAAGAAGCGAATGCAATATCCACCTACAACGGGCCTTGTACATCAGCCGACAGTTTTCAAGTATAG
- the LOC124408064 gene encoding uncharacterized protein LOC124408064 isoform X3: MSVILGALRLTCWLSCLVLLIVPTSPQPGDDLRHSPDDAVYDEEPPLSPEDSDEDFIDANTTEKGLYLGSPCDLTCNPDLQHVFCDPITAHCECEKFFPVKLGPAKGCAKPKKLGEQCFYRATCTFADQHATCTQVQHNAICECKTGYHRVALSRPSKKVFCAEDLVLITTDVPTLLGVASGLAIFTALICFVLKLFSRARYTRPRHYANANHAPPMLFSSDTGIPLTLHGGRPSSRSSQRSGSALASAFSRRPSSGGSRGPLVPASRAGSRRPSLASIHSSTSSARSYSARRLERERNEKEHRLALQELRLQRQREQQQSAPTPSPRTPHSTDELLPSVDEVAEQVPTTSGTSGTTTTTPPLAKEANAISTYNGPCTSADSFQV; encoded by the exons ATGAGTGTTATTCTCGGCGCCCTGAGACTTACCTGCTGGCTATCCTGCCTCGTTCTCCTCATCGTTCCGACCTCTCCTCAGCCTGGGGATGACCTTCGACATTCACCGGACGATGCGGTCTACGACGAGGAGCCACCCTTGTCACCCGAGGACAGCGACGAGGACTTCATCGACGCAAACACAACAG AAAAGGGATTATACCTTGGTTCACCGTGCGACCTCACCTGCAATCCGGATCTTCAGCATGTATTCTGCGATCCAATTACTGCTCATTGCGagtgtgaaaaattcttcCCAGTTAAGCTGGGTCCTGCCAAGGGATGTGCCAAAC caaaaaaacttgGTGAGCAGTGCTTTTATCGAGCAACTTGCACATTTGCCGATCAGCATGCGACCTGCACCCAGGTTCAGCACAACGCTATTTGCGAGTGCAAAACGGGATACCATAGAGTCGCGCTATCACGGCCCAGCAAAAAAGTCTTCTGCGCCGAGG ATCTGGTGCTGATAACAACAGACGTACCAACGCTGCTGGGCGTCGCTTCAGGCCTAGCGATCTTTACGGCTCTAATCTGCTTCGTTCTGAAACTATTCAGCCGGGCGAGATATACAAGACCAAGACACTATGCCAACGCAAATCACGCACCACCCATGCTATTCTCAAGCGATACGG GTATACCATTGACACTCCACGGAGGTCGGCCGTCCTCGCGATCTAGCCAACGAAGCGGAAGCGCCCTGGCCTCTGCGTTCTCCAGGAGGCCGAGCAGCGGCGGAAGTCGCGGGCCCCTGGTGCCCGCTTCGCGAGCAG GTTCTCGTCGACCTAGCTTAGCCTCGATTCACAGCTCGACATCTTCCGCGCGTAGCTACAGCGCCCGGAGACTTGAACGCGAGAGAAACGAGAAGGAACATCGACTCGccctccaggaactcaggctGCAACGTCAACGGGAACAGCAACAGTCTGCGCCGACTCCCAGCCCCAGGACACCGCATTCAACTGACGAACTACTTCCGTCGGTGGACGAGGTTGCCGAG CAAGTGCCAACAACGTCGGGTACGTCAGGGACAACGACCACAACACCACCGTTGGCTAAAGAAGCGAATGCAATATCCACCTACAACGGGCCTTGTACATCAGCCGACAGTTTTCAAGTATAG